One genomic segment of Arachis duranensis cultivar V14167 chromosome 4, aradu.V14167.gnm2.J7QH, whole genome shotgun sequence includes these proteins:
- the LOC107484841 gene encoding uncharacterized protein LOC107484841: MIALKAIHPSLSPTNSKNDIHCTGILQNKRSSIFGRCKSNESDSQPGDTRQQELLAQIAMLEAQKIRLMDYVDERSAYLTQFSKEAIVEFEKIGEEALKGLDEADARITANIERQMLEFEESTELNRQEISNRENELEEFEVQMEDNRNEGLFFKNLRKKAPVDVAQAMAEAQKIKDLTREKAGGKARRYVYLFFIGLLSIGIVKAIAASSSTDWRKVAVLFSILVALTSQFIYEQNMSLETGRTRKTNNEQNN; the protein is encoded by the exons ATGATTGCACTCAAAGCCATTCATCCTTCTTTGAGTCCTACCAATAGCAAGAATGATATCCACTGCACAGGGATCCTCCAAAACAAAAGAAGTTCCATCTTCGGCCGCTGCAAGTCTAACGAGTCTGATTCCCAACCTGGTGATACTCGCCAACAAGAGTTGCTAGCACAAATTGCCATGCTTGAAGCTCAAAAGATCCGCCTGATGGATTATGTGGACGAGAGGTCCGCATATTTGACCCAATTTAGCAAAGAAGCCATAGTTGAGTTTGAGAAAATTGGAGAAGAGGCCCTCAAAGGATTAGATGAAGCTGATGCCAGA ATAACAGCAAACATAGAGCGCCAAATGCTAGAATTCGAAGAATCTACAGAACTTAACAGACAAGAGATTTCAAACCGTGAAAACGAGCTCGAGGAGTTTGAAGTTCAAATGGAGGACAACAGAAACGAAGGCTTGTTCTTCAAGAACCTCAGAAAGAAGGCCCCTGTTGATGTTGCACAAGCCATGGCGGAAGCACAAAAGATCAAAGATTTAACCAGAGAAAAAGCTGGTGGCAAAGCCAGGCGGTATGTTTACCTTTTCTTCATTGGCTTGTTGAGCATCGGAATAGTCAAGGCTATTGCTGCTTCATCCTCCACTGATTGGAGAAAGGTTGCAgttcttttttctattcttgTGGCTTTAACTTCTCAGTTCATCTACGAACAAAACATGTCATTGGAGACTGGGAGAACGAGAAAGACTAACAATGAGCAAAATAACTGA